Proteins from a single region of Bdellovibrio bacteriovorus:
- a CDS encoding winged helix-turn-helix domain-containing protein — protein MKETVTLLLNIARKSYLGADFRQAISYASEAKSSAQGRDWLEAQKYLLGCYGELLEKSAVQSIQDELRDFSRSCDNTLKSCAHYLLAQSFAIQGQWPKVKGNIEIALEAALAQGDFDDISYAIFGAARIDANLGQYQKALEGLSKLESILNARPRPDIQISLEILKSYIYKKLGQFDVAARIAWRAYEFAKVEGFHVHIPIILVSLATLEFDRKNFNEVRVYLSLAEKGVLAEKQPALFNYLQAEKLRLDKVLPVSEFDLIVDTHARVIQEKEKGLIDFRNQHTLLDLALLFLRNPQKSFDKSELLSQVWGRSYAPGSDDNLVYVTIKRLRSMIEPDPENPKYILRTRHGYYFDNRHRLHFKNEEQAAV, from the coding sequence ATGAAAGAAACCGTCACACTTCTTTTAAATATTGCTCGCAAATCCTATCTGGGTGCTGATTTCAGGCAGGCCATCAGTTATGCCTCAGAAGCGAAATCTTCGGCGCAAGGTCGGGATTGGTTAGAAGCTCAAAAATATCTCTTGGGTTGCTACGGTGAACTGTTAGAAAAATCAGCGGTGCAGTCGATTCAGGATGAGCTGCGCGATTTCTCTCGAAGCTGCGATAATACGCTGAAGTCGTGCGCGCATTATCTTTTAGCTCAATCGTTTGCTATTCAAGGCCAGTGGCCCAAGGTGAAAGGAAATATTGAGATCGCTTTAGAAGCGGCCCTAGCTCAGGGAGATTTTGATGACATTTCTTATGCCATTTTCGGCGCGGCACGGATTGATGCAAACCTGGGACAATACCAAAAAGCCCTGGAAGGTTTAAGCAAATTAGAATCGATTCTGAATGCGCGTCCTCGTCCCGACATCCAGATTTCGCTAGAGATTCTTAAAAGTTATATCTACAAAAAATTAGGGCAGTTTGATGTGGCAGCAAGAATTGCTTGGCGGGCCTACGAGTTTGCTAAGGTCGAAGGATTTCATGTGCACATTCCGATTATTTTGGTCTCACTTGCAACCCTTGAGTTTGATCGTAAGAATTTTAACGAAGTACGCGTGTATCTTTCGTTAGCTGAAAAAGGTGTTTTGGCCGAAAAGCAGCCAGCTTTATTCAACTATCTTCAAGCAGAAAAACTCCGTTTGGATAAAGTTCTGCCCGTATCAGAATTTGATTTGATCGTGGACACCCATGCACGAGTTATTCAAGAGAAAGAAAAAGGATTGATTGATTTTCGCAATCAGCACACTTTGTTGGACCTCGCTTTATTGTTTTTAAGAAATCCCCAAAAGTCTTTTGATAAGAGTGAACTTTTGTCGCAGGTATGGGGACGTAGTTATGCGCCGGGATCCGACGACAATTTAGTTTATGTGACCATCAAACGATTGCGTTCCATGATTGAGCCTGATCCCGAAAATCCAAAGTATATTTTAAGAACGCGCCATGGATACTATTTTGATAACAGGCATAGACTGCATTTTAAAAATGAGGAGCAAGCCGCGGTATGA
- the pruA gene encoding L-glutamate gamma-semialdehyde dehydrogenase, with product MNDIQSQIIARGEEILKRMESQSKASIFSKDFWYGSIMEWSMKNEKFKTNMFRFVDVLPSINSGDEVSRHLKEYFAEDGGSLPPVFNVGLGLGSLAPGLMAGAIKKNVMGMAKMFITGESPDEALPVLKKARKNKMTFTVDILGEATLSEKEAQDYSNKYIELVNWLAKDAQSWDEIPQIERDHEGSLPKVNVSVKMTALYSQIKDLAWEESKKIVKDRLRPIFKLGMDKGVFVNLDMEHYAVKHMTVEVFTELINEPEFKNYKFFGLVIQAYLRDSFDDIKNLTEFAKKRGTPFWIRLVKGAYWDSETIEAEQRGWAIPVYTNKMESDANYETCAKYLLENIKFIRPAFASHNVRTLAACMVYAEKLNIPKEALEFQMLYGMAEPIKKAIVDMGYRLREYAPVGELIPGMAYLVRRLLENTSNESWLRGKFADGKTTAELLKDPAQNLAHSSPDRYKKAHRFYNEPLLDFAVPSVRANMTKALAEVKATFPIQVPLMINNKEVRSEKIFDRVNPSNESQVVGEIHMANIDQAEQAMQAAQTAYKTWKNVSAEKRAELVDKLADIMTRDRYKLIATQVFEVGKPWNEADGDIGEAIDFCRYYARHMRELQKPLRAGFTPGEVSQYIYKSRGVTAVIAPWNFPLAILAGMVTAAAVTGNTVVMKPAEQSSVVAWGLMKMIQEAGFPAGVINFLPGFGEEVGEYIVNHKFTTTIAFTGSKAVGLHILNRASYVQPGQSHVKRCIIEMGGKNAVIIDNDADLDEAVDGVLYSAFGFSGQKCSAASRVIVLDEVYDRFVDRLVEAAKSIDILPADNPKAYMGPVVDKEAYDRILGMIADAEKSHKLLFKASVPAGGFFAPPTIFGDVPGDSKLAQQEVFGPVVAVIRAKNLDQALEIANSTEYALTGGLFSRSPANIARVKNEFEVGNLYVNRGITGAMVDRHPFGGYKMSGVGSKTGGPDYLKQYMEPVAVTENTLRRGFAPLEE from the coding sequence ATGAACGACATTCAGTCGCAAATTATCGCGCGCGGTGAAGAAATTCTTAAACGCATGGAGAGCCAATCGAAGGCATCCATTTTTTCTAAAGACTTCTGGTACGGCTCCATCATGGAATGGAGTATGAAAAATGAAAAATTCAAAACCAATATGTTTCGTTTTGTCGACGTCTTGCCTTCGATTAATTCGGGCGATGAAGTTTCCCGTCACTTAAAAGAATACTTCGCTGAAGACGGTGGTTCCTTGCCACCGGTTTTTAACGTCGGCCTTGGTTTAGGATCTTTGGCTCCCGGTTTGATGGCGGGCGCGATTAAGAAAAACGTGATGGGGATGGCAAAAATGTTTATCACGGGTGAAAGCCCCGATGAAGCTTTGCCGGTATTAAAAAAAGCCCGCAAAAATAAAATGACTTTCACTGTGGACATCTTAGGCGAAGCGACATTGTCTGAAAAAGAAGCCCAAGATTATTCTAACAAATACATCGAGCTAGTGAACTGGCTCGCCAAAGACGCCCAAAGCTGGGATGAAATTCCTCAAATCGAACGCGATCACGAGGGTTCATTGCCGAAAGTGAACGTGTCGGTGAAAATGACGGCACTTTACTCGCAAATTAAAGACTTGGCGTGGGAAGAGTCTAAAAAAATCGTCAAAGACCGTCTGCGCCCGATTTTTAAATTGGGAATGGATAAAGGCGTTTTCGTCAATCTGGATATGGAACATTACGCTGTCAAACACATGACGGTCGAAGTTTTCACCGAGCTTATCAACGAGCCTGAATTTAAAAATTATAAATTCTTTGGTTTGGTGATTCAGGCTTACTTGCGCGACTCGTTTGATGACATCAAAAATTTGACAGAGTTTGCAAAAAAACGTGGCACACCATTTTGGATTCGACTTGTTAAAGGTGCCTACTGGGATTCGGAAACGATTGAGGCTGAACAACGTGGTTGGGCGATTCCGGTTTACACCAACAAAATGGAATCGGACGCCAATTATGAAACTTGTGCGAAGTACTTGTTAGAAAATATCAAGTTCATCCGCCCGGCGTTTGCGTCGCACAACGTGCGCACGCTGGCCGCTTGTATGGTGTACGCTGAAAAATTAAATATCCCCAAAGAGGCTTTGGAATTCCAAATGCTTTACGGCATGGCTGAACCGATTAAAAAGGCCATCGTGGATATGGGTTATCGTCTGCGTGAATATGCTCCGGTCGGTGAATTGATCCCCGGCATGGCGTACCTTGTTCGCCGTCTTTTAGAAAACACTTCGAACGAATCTTGGTTGCGCGGAAAATTTGCCGATGGCAAAACCACCGCAGAGCTTTTAAAAGATCCAGCACAGAACTTAGCCCACAGCAGTCCTGATCGTTATAAAAAAGCCCACCGCTTTTACAATGAGCCATTGTTAGATTTCGCCGTGCCTTCCGTGCGAGCGAATATGACAAAAGCATTGGCAGAGGTTAAGGCCACGTTCCCCATTCAAGTGCCATTGATGATCAACAATAAAGAAGTTCGCAGCGAAAAGATTTTTGATCGTGTGAATCCTTCAAACGAATCACAAGTGGTCGGCGAAATTCACATGGCAAATATCGATCAAGCAGAACAAGCCATGCAAGCCGCCCAAACGGCGTACAAAACCTGGAAAAATGTTTCGGCTGAGAAACGTGCAGAGCTTGTCGATAAGCTTGCCGATATTATGACTCGGGATCGTTACAAACTGATCGCGACGCAAGTTTTTGAAGTCGGCAAACCTTGGAATGAAGCGGATGGCGATATCGGTGAAGCCATCGACTTCTGCCGTTACTATGCTCGCCATATGCGCGAGTTGCAAAAGCCATTGCGTGCCGGGTTTACCCCGGGTGAAGTGTCTCAGTACATTTACAAATCGCGTGGGGTGACCGCGGTGATTGCTCCGTGGAACTTCCCGTTAGCGATTCTTGCCGGCATGGTGACCGCCGCCGCCGTGACGGGAAACACTGTCGTCATGAAACCTGCCGAACAATCTTCCGTGGTTGCTTGGGGTTTAATGAAAATGATCCAAGAGGCCGGATTCCCCGCAGGAGTCATCAACTTCTTACCGGGTTTTGGTGAGGAAGTGGGCGAATACATCGTGAATCACAAATTCACGACGACGATTGCGTTCACCGGATCAAAAGCGGTTGGTTTGCATATTCTGAATCGCGCGTCTTACGTGCAGCCGGGTCAATCCCATGTCAAACGGTGCATCATCGAAATGGGTGGCAAAAATGCGGTCATTATCGATAACGATGCCGATCTTGACGAAGCGGTGGACGGGGTTCTTTATTCAGCGTTTGGATTCAGTGGTCAAAAATGTTCAGCGGCCAGCCGCGTGATTGTTTTAGATGAAGTTTACGATCGTTTCGTCGACCGTTTGGTGGAAGCCGCAAAATCTATCGACATCTTACCAGCGGACAACCCTAAAGCTTACATGGGACCGGTGGTCGACAAAGAAGCTTATGACAGGATCTTAGGAATGATCGCGGATGCGGAAAAATCGCATAAGCTTCTTTTCAAAGCTTCCGTTCCAGCAGGAGGCTTCTTTGCTCCGCCGACTATTTTTGGTGATGTTCCAGGCGATTCAAAACTCGCACAACAAGAAGTCTTCGGACCGGTGGTGGCTGTGATCCGTGCGAAAAACTTGGATCAAGCTTTAGAAATTGCAAACTCGACAGAGTACGCTTTAACAGGCGGATTATTCTCTCGCAGTCCAGCGAACATCGCGCGTGTAAAAAATGAATTTGAAGTCGGCAACTTGTACGTGAATCGCGGTATCACCGGTGCGATGGTGGATCGTCATCCATTTGGTGGGTACAAAATGTCAGGTGTGGGTTCAAAAACCGGCGGGCCCGATTATTTGAAACAATATATGGAGCCAGTGGCTGTCACTGAAAATACTCTTCGTCGTGGTTTTGCGCCGCTTGAGGAGTAG
- a CDS encoding fumarylacetoacetate hydrolase family protein encodes MIQNIWAVGRNYADHAKELGNAVPKEPMIFLKAGSTATWGHTIQMPSWQPHIHHEVELALRFGADLKIDSAAIALDLTDRDKQNELKSKGHPWTLAKSFKGSCPLGDFFPVQNLEELKNLEISLKVNGELRQKGLTSQMIFSLEILIDFVLKHFPVQPGDLLLTGTPAGVASFKSGDILEAEIKGKTHHRWTAV; translated from the coding sequence ATGATTCAAAATATCTGGGCCGTGGGCCGCAACTATGCCGATCATGCTAAAGAATTGGGAAACGCCGTTCCCAAGGAACCTATGATCTTTTTAAAAGCTGGCAGCACCGCTACTTGGGGCCACACAATTCAAATGCCGTCATGGCAACCCCATATTCATCATGAAGTGGAGCTTGCTTTGCGCTTCGGCGCGGATTTAAAAATTGATTCTGCAGCCATCGCTTTAGATCTTACGGATCGCGATAAGCAAAACGAGCTTAAAAGCAAAGGCCATCCGTGGACGTTGGCAAAAAGTTTTAAGGGCTCTTGTCCGTTAGGGGATTTTTTTCCGGTGCAGAACCTGGAAGAACTCAAAAACCTGGAAATTTCCTTAAAAGTGAATGGAGAGCTTCGTCAGAAAGGTTTGACCTCGCAGATGATTTTTTCTTTAGAAATTTTGATCGATTTCGTTCTTAAGCACTTCCCCGTCCAACCCGGTGATTTATTATTAACCGGCACTCCTGCGGGAGTGGCCTCATTTAAATCCGGTGACATTCTGGAAGCCGAAATCAAAGGCAAAACCCATCACCGTTGGACCGCGGTTTGA
- a CDS encoding phosphoglycerate mutase family protein, whose protein sequence is MKLYLFRHAQKAMDFSGDPDLTAEGHAQASKLLDKVIKNEMAVPTELWVSPKKRTQSTFRPLSKHYGLELQGQEALYEQQSDENLAQFRMRINRLLETMTDKKSDAVIYACTHYDWVVEAMAVIPSDKDLHTSEFSHWGPCQYIHFNVTAEGLFEFVEFKRISL, encoded by the coding sequence ATGAAACTCTATTTGTTTAGACATGCCCAAAAAGCGATGGATTTTTCCGGTGATCCTGATTTAACTGCGGAGGGCCACGCACAAGCTTCAAAACTTTTAGATAAGGTGATTAAAAACGAAATGGCCGTGCCAACAGAGCTTTGGGTTTCCCCCAAAAAACGCACGCAAAGTACTTTCCGCCCGCTTTCCAAACATTATGGCTTAGAGCTGCAAGGCCAAGAAGCGCTTTACGAACAACAAAGTGATGAAAACTTAGCTCAGTTTCGCATGCGCATCAACCGCCTGCTTGAAACTATGACCGACAAAAAATCGGATGCCGTTATTTATGCTTGCACCCATTATGATTGGGTGGTGGAAGCCATGGCCGTGATCCCGTCGGATAAAGACCTTCACACGTCGGAATTCAGTCATTGGGGGCCATGCCAATACATTCACTTTAATGTGACCGCCGAGGGACTTTTTGAGTTTGTCGAATTTAAAAGGATTTCTTTATGA
- a CDS encoding Hsp33 family molecular chaperone HslO, producing the protein MSKERVHRFVSKDFTLRVAAVNATGVVQHMQGLQDTYPLATVAVGRSMVGALLMASQLKDGQMVGILFRGNGPLRSIYAEASFEGHVRGYTPAPHYQPENYNNGLSLREAVGIGLLNVTRHQPFQKQPFQGTVEIVSGEIGEDIAHYLHQSHQIRSLVSLGVYLDTYGKVRAAGGVLIEVMPGVEETLVEKIQKNYEDKKPNISKMLMDGAEPIDLVRPFLDGIEFEEIPHDHNIEYHCPCTKDRVVRALETLGESELKDMIAKNEPADVTCQICGKPYNVSVAEITEIHDKIHRESLH; encoded by the coding sequence ATGAGTAAAGAACGGGTTCATCGTTTCGTATCAAAGGATTTCACGCTGAGAGTCGCGGCCGTAAATGCAACGGGAGTTGTTCAGCACATGCAAGGCCTGCAAGACACTTATCCTTTAGCGACCGTGGCTGTCGGACGAAGTATGGTGGGTGCGCTTTTAATGGCATCACAACTTAAAGATGGTCAAATGGTGGGAATTTTGTTCCGTGGCAACGGCCCTTTGCGCAGTATCTATGCGGAAGCCTCTTTTGAAGGCCATGTGCGGGGCTACACGCCGGCGCCTCATTATCAGCCAGAAAATTACAACAACGGACTTAGTCTCCGTGAAGCTGTGGGCATTGGATTGCTGAATGTCACTCGTCACCAGCCTTTCCAAAAGCAACCTTTTCAGGGAACGGTTGAAATCGTCAGCGGTGAAATCGGCGAGGACATCGCTCATTATCTTCATCAATCCCATCAAATTCGCTCTCTAGTTTCTTTAGGGGTTTATCTAGACACCTACGGGAAAGTCCGTGCGGCGGGTGGCGTTTTGATCGAAGTCATGCCGGGTGTGGAAGAAACTTTGGTAGAAAAAATCCAAAAAAACTATGAAGATAAAAAACCAAATATTTCTAAGATGTTGATGGATGGGGCTGAGCCGATTGATTTGGTTCGTCCGTTTCTTGATGGGATTGAGTTTGAAGAAATCCCTCATGACCATAACATTGAATATCATTGCCCATGCACAAAAGATCGGGTGGTGCGCGCCCTGGAAACTTTGGGAGAGTCTGAACTTAAAGACATGATCGCTAAAAACGAACCCGCCGACGTGACTTGCCAGATCTGCGGCAAACCTTACAATGTTTCTGTCGCCGAAATCACTGAGATCCACGATAAGATTCATCGCGAGTCGCTGCACTAG
- the pdeM gene encoding ligase-associated DNA damage response endonuclease PdeM has product MKLDLLGESLLLHSEKALIWERLGILILSDVHLGKAESFQAAGIPLPSGDHLLEFQRLEKLIYGNSVRQVYILGDLIHQKSSWSAELLKDLQAFFRKHEDIHWHLIIGNHERGSVEFLKTLKIDLHEEDLEQGPFVFTHGHKQHKSSLFEIRGHIHPRIHLQQGPLRLNLPCFWLEKERLTLPSFGLLTGGYKIKPQKTDRIWGVGENEVFEIPR; this is encoded by the coding sequence ATGAAATTAGATCTTTTAGGTGAGTCCCTTTTGCTGCATTCAGAAAAGGCCCTGATTTGGGAACGATTGGGAATTTTGATTTTGTCCGATGTGCATTTAGGAAAAGCCGAAAGCTTTCAAGCCGCCGGCATCCCGCTTCCGTCCGGAGATCATCTGTTGGAATTTCAACGCTTAGAAAAATTAATTTACGGGAACAGCGTTCGGCAAGTTTATATTTTAGGAGACCTGATTCATCAAAAAAGCAGTTGGTCCGCAGAGCTTTTAAAAGACTTGCAGGCTTTTTTCAGAAAACATGAAGATATTCATTGGCATCTTATAATCGGCAATCATGAACGAGGGTCGGTGGAGTTTTTAAAAACTTTAAAAATCGATCTGCACGAAGAAGACTTAGAACAGGGTCCGTTTGTCTTTACTCACGGACACAAGCAACACAAAAGCTCCCTGTTTGAAATTCGCGGCCATATCCATCCCCGCATTCACTTACAACAAGGGCCTTTACGTTTGAATCTGCCGTGTTTTTGGTTAGAAAAAGAGCGCCTGACGCTCCCCTCGTTTGGCCTACTTACGGGGGGTTATAAAATAAAGCCCCAAAAAACGGATCGCATTTGGGGCGTGGGGGAAAACGAAGTTTTTGAAATACCCCGATAA
- a CDS encoding ligase-associated DNA damage response DEXH box helicase, translated as MKELKPIKKFFENRGWEPFPFQEKAWKAFLKGESGLLHVPTGSGKTYAAIMGPFAKFIAKPKKGLKALYLTPLRALARDLEIAMREPIEQEGWPIKIEARTGDTPTSVKKKQLQNPADMLLTTPESLAVLISQSDAENILKNIEVVILDEWHELLASKRGSLCELSLSYLRSLNPELQVWALSASIGNLDEAAKVAVGRANTPVIISGGSDRNLEIECLLPDKVDRFPWAGHLGMALKEKLAEILDPQISTLIFTNTRSQAERWYESLLQMRPEMENEMALHHSSLERTEREAVEEAVKNGSIKWVVCTSSLDLGVDFQPVERVIQIGSPKMVARMMQRAGRSAHRPGGRSHLIFLPTNSWEIFELEAVKKALKEKHVEARRPLHKPIDVLLQHMMTLACGPGLRMDELELSLRDTFSFADITQEQLSWCRRFLTEGGETLKAYPQFRKLVYDEEDGRYHPAHSRIATQHRMSIGTIVSRESVQVSYTNRTRIGSVEESFISKIKKGDVFQFAGRKLEMVMLRDMTAYVKSSKAPTNVVPSWDGGRFPISETLSEALRLSLNEKHPSIDRVLSPLLKAQKELSFLPEPQDLLIETLSSKQAEHFYVYPFAGRSVHEGIAQLWGLRFGKKEAATFSFAVNDYGLEIRAHSGYDFKALFSDDFFNAEGLEEEIGESLQIGQLTQRQFRSIAQIAGLVFTGYPGQPKTGRQMQVSASLLYEVFKKHEPNNLLIKQSYWEVLHDSLESDRLTKTLNRMKSAHQRWVVLESPSPLAFPLLVESIAIGQLSNESLEAKIARLKKTWEKSK; from the coding sequence GTGAAGGAATTAAAGCCGATAAAAAAATTCTTTGAAAACCGTGGATGGGAGCCTTTTCCTTTTCAAGAAAAAGCCTGGAAAGCTTTTTTAAAAGGTGAATCCGGGTTATTGCACGTGCCAACGGGGTCTGGAAAAACTTATGCCGCGATCATGGGACCTTTTGCCAAGTTTATTGCTAAACCCAAAAAAGGCCTTAAAGCTCTTTATCTAACTCCCCTGCGCGCGCTTGCTCGCGACTTAGAAATCGCCATGCGCGAACCCATTGAACAAGAAGGCTGGCCCATCAAAATCGAGGCCCGCACGGGGGATACCCCGACATCCGTTAAGAAAAAACAACTGCAAAACCCGGCCGACATGCTTTTAACCACGCCCGAATCTTTGGCGGTGCTTATTTCCCAAAGTGACGCCGAAAATATCTTAAAAAATATCGAGGTCGTCATCTTAGATGAATGGCATGAACTTTTAGCCAGCAAGCGCGGCAGTCTTTGTGAATTAAGTCTTTCTTACTTGCGCTCGTTAAATCCCGAATTGCAAGTATGGGCGTTGTCAGCATCGATCGGCAACCTCGATGAGGCCGCAAAGGTGGCCGTCGGTCGCGCTAATACTCCCGTGATTATTTCTGGCGGCAGCGATCGCAATTTAGAAATCGAATGTCTTTTACCGGACAAAGTGGATCGCTTCCCTTGGGCGGGACATTTGGGTATGGCTTTAAAAGAAAAATTAGCTGAAATCTTAGATCCGCAAATTTCGACTTTGATTTTCACTAACACCCGTTCGCAAGCCGAACGCTGGTATGAAAGCCTTTTACAGATGCGACCTGAAATGGAAAATGAAATGGCTTTGCATCACAGTTCTTTAGAACGAACAGAACGCGAGGCCGTCGAAGAAGCCGTGAAAAACGGCAGCATCAAATGGGTCGTCTGCACATCGTCTTTAGATTTAGGTGTGGACTTTCAACCCGTCGAAAGGGTGATCCAAATTGGCAGCCCCAAAATGGTCGCACGCATGATGCAAAGAGCGGGACGATCTGCCCATCGCCCCGGCGGGCGCAGTCATTTGATTTTCCTTCCCACAAATTCGTGGGAAATCTTTGAACTTGAGGCCGTTAAAAAAGCTTTAAAAGAAAAACACGTCGAAGCGCGCCGTCCTTTGCATAAGCCCATTGATGTATTACTTCAGCATATGATGACGCTGGCTTGTGGTCCGGGCTTACGCATGGATGAATTAGAACTTTCCCTGCGCGACACCTTTTCATTTGCGGACATCACGCAAGAGCAACTGAGCTGGTGTCGCCGCTTTCTGACGGAAGGCGGTGAAACTTTAAAGGCCTATCCGCAATTTCGTAAGCTTGTCTATGATGAAGAGGACGGCCGCTATCACCCGGCCCATTCCCGTATCGCGACCCAACATCGTATGTCGATTGGAACTATTGTTTCGCGGGAATCGGTGCAAGTTTCTTACACCAATCGCACTCGCATTGGCTCGGTGGAAGAAAGTTTTATTTCGAAAATTAAAAAGGGCGATGTCTTTCAGTTTGCCGGCAGAAAATTAGAAATGGTGATGTTGCGAGACATGACAGCCTATGTGAAAAGCAGCAAGGCCCCCACCAACGTGGTGCCGTCATGGGATGGGGGAAGGTTCCCGATTTCAGAAACCTTAAGCGAAGCCTTGCGTTTGTCTTTAAACGAAAAGCATCCATCCATTGATCGCGTGCTGTCCCCGCTTTTAAAAGCACAAAAAGAGCTTTCATTTTTACCGGAACCTCAGGATCTTTTGATTGAAACTTTGTCTTCAAAACAAGCCGAGCATTTTTATGTGTATCCGTTCGCCGGAAGATCCGTGCACGAGGGTATTGCGCAATTGTGGGGCTTAAGATTTGGCAAAAAAGAGGCCGCGACATTTTCTTTTGCGGTCAATGACTATGGCTTAGAAATTCGCGCCCATTCTGGATACGACTTTAAAGCGCTTTTTTCTGACGACTTCTTTAATGCCGAAGGATTAGAAGAAGAGATCGGCGAATCTTTACAGATCGGACAATTGACTCAAAGACAATTTCGGTCGATTGCGCAGATTGCGGGACTGGTGTTTACGGGCTACCCCGGACAACCTAAAACCGGCAGACAGATGCAAGTCAGTGCTTCGCTGCTTTATGAGGTTTTTAAAAAGCACGAGCCTAATAATCTTTTAATCAAACAATCTTACTGGGAAGTTTTGCACGACTCCTTAGAAAGTGATCGTTTAACAAAAACTTTAAATCGCATGAAATCGGCACATCAACGCTGGGTCGTTTTGGAAAGCCCCTCCCCGCTGGCCTTTCCATTGTTAGTGGAAAGCATTGCGATCGGTCAGCTTTCAAATGAAAGCCTTGAGGCCAAAATTGCCCGACTTAAAAAAACGTGGGAAAAGAGCAAATGA
- a CDS encoding ATP-dependent DNA ligase, protein MRKFTHLFEELDSTTSTLEKVDALKKYFSKASPDDAMWAVLILTGKISKRILTSRALAVMFLNFTKYPEWLFSECYSQVGDTAETLSLLAKSLRLCSDKPTVHDQQTLTEWLEVRIPALAKIKDAEKQASTLMQWWQSLTMEEVFILNKLMTGALRVGVSEKLVVRALAEVFNIPTDQVAHRLTGDVSPGADSFARLIHPEAQEVNFSQPYPFCLAHPWNERAEKEWNATEWAVEWKFDGIRAQVICREDKIWIWSRGEEKIADTFPDLVEKLALLPNGSVIDGEILIIKDNRILPFQDLQTRLGRKKVSPAMLKEKPVGFIAYDCLEIDGEDIRQKGLQERRMALKKILSPLLSSQVRISEVLDVKNVDDLENWRAKSREHDAEGLMIKRWESPYSVGRKTGNWWKHKVNPLTLDAVLIYAQAGTGRRANLYTDYTFALWKDNGDSKELVPFAKAYSGLDQKEIDELDNWIRRHTKEKFGPVRSLEPFHVFEIGFEGIGPSKRHKSGIAVRFPRILRWRKDKKVTDADSLQTAFELLDAKALPDTEVSP, encoded by the coding sequence ATGAGAAAGTTTACGCATCTTTTTGAAGAACTCGATTCCACCACTTCGACCTTAGAAAAAGTGGATGCTTTAAAAAAGTATTTTTCTAAAGCTTCACCTGACGATGCGATGTGGGCCGTTTTAATTCTGACCGGAAAAATCAGTAAGCGCATTCTAACGTCCCGCGCCTTGGCCGTGATGTTTTTAAACTTTACGAAATACCCTGAATGGCTGTTTAGCGAATGTTACTCCCAGGTGGGCGACACCGCCGAAACCTTAAGCCTTTTAGCTAAATCATTACGCCTGTGCAGTGATAAACCCACGGTGCATGATCAGCAAACCTTGACGGAGTGGCTAGAGGTTCGCATCCCAGCACTTGCTAAAATCAAAGACGCCGAAAAGCAAGCAAGCACCTTAATGCAATGGTGGCAAAGCCTGACCATGGAAGAAGTTTTTATTTTAAATAAACTTATGACGGGGGCCTTGCGCGTGGGGGTCAGTGAAAAGTTAGTGGTGCGAGCGTTGGCCGAAGTTTTTAATATTCCCACCGACCAGGTGGCGCATCGGTTGACCGGGGATGTTTCACCCGGGGCTGATTCTTTTGCGCGTCTGATTCATCCTGAAGCACAAGAGGTGAACTTTAGCCAACCTTATCCATTTTGCTTAGCCCATCCATGGAATGAACGGGCCGAAAAGGAATGGAATGCCACAGAGTGGGCCGTGGAATGGAAGTTTGACGGCATTCGCGCGCAAGTGATTTGCCGTGAAGATAAAATATGGATTTGGTCACGTGGAGAAGAAAAAATCGCGGATACATTTCCCGATCTGGTTGAAAAATTAGCTCTGCTTCCCAATGGCAGTGTGATTGATGGGGAAATTTTAATCATCAAAGACAATCGCATCTTGCCTTTTCAGGATTTACAAACTCGTTTAGGTCGAAAGAAAGTTTCACCGGCGATGTTAAAAGAAAAACCCGTCGGTTTTATCGCCTATGACTGTCTTGAAATCGACGGTGAAGACATTCGCCAAAAAGGACTGCAAGAGCGTCGTATGGCCTTAAAGAAAATTTTAAGTCCTCTTCTCAGCTCACAAGTGCGAATTTCTGAAGTCTTGGATGTCAAAAACGTCGATGATCTTGAAAACTGGCGCGCGAAATCCCGCGAACATGATGCGGAAGGCCTGATGATCAAACGCTGGGAAAGTCCTTACAGTGTCGGACGGAAAACTGGCAACTGGTGGAAACACAAGGTCAATCCTTTGACGTTAGATGCCGTCTTAATTTACGCGCAAGCTGGCACAGGCCGCCGGGCCAACCTTTATACTGATTATACTTTTGCGTTGTGGAAAGATAATGGCGATAGCAAAGAACTTGTCCCCTTTGCGAAAGCCTATTCGGGCCTTGATCAGAAAGAAATCGATGAACTGGATAACTGGATTCGCCGGCACACCAAAGAAAAGTTCGGACCCGTGAGATCCTTAGAGCCCTTTCATGTTTTTGAAATCGGTTTTGAAGGTATTGGCCCTTCAAAGCGTCATAAATCTGGCATCGCCGTGCGCTTCCCAAGAATTTTACGTTGGCGCAAAGACAAAAAAGTGACGGATGCGGATTCTTTGCAAACAGCTTTTGAACTTTTAGACGCCAAGGCCCTGCCCGACACGGAAGTTTCGCCGTGA